A genomic region of Scomber japonicus isolate fScoJap1 chromosome 5, fScoJap1.pri, whole genome shotgun sequence contains the following coding sequences:
- the spty2d1 gene encoding protein SPT2 homolog produces the protein MMDFDNILSIASQNQGLSNVQTKRYSLQAGPPKKDPRSKGVSSAAVQALLKKQHIETKQKEIQLKKKKEVLLAKRVELKSDRKARAMASRTKDNFRGYNGVPVVETPKKRRSKHEMDEKSGDGETFRNYSIDPEDDEDNYEYEQTDSEPEPEPEPLRPGKNSGFSGSSSGSSKPSSKKNNGPTKPPPAMNFADLLKLAEQKQFQPVELKTKVVKKEERLRTADEIREMEMERKVKRRDKDSKSDRERDHKPQSSSSSIRKSTSDKEQKNLKPQRNSLEKQGQPSGTGKKSHPTLTSDKGHSSSKPPAGDRERDRPIPKMSYSDRDRPKTSLSSSSGAMNSKVSSKTTSSQVSAKQGGGKPSSSHKSSTSSDLSFKKESSSSLHRRPSGIPGTRPPGTSVTGPKSQHGSSQQTRPIQASSMKQGPIVAGHKSGKGQPLKSGNNSAVKSSGNSVMRPSSSGPPKSGNQPQARSGGSLQAKGSGVPQARPGGSNLQGHPAGRGVRPPGMGPGRPGNGGPIPGRPTGSFGSGPGRPKCTVVSETISSKNFGGPRPGVPPRPGMPHRPGMAPRGGMPTRPMNRPPGMMLPPITSAYKRKYEDEEEEYDSEMDDFIDDEGDEQDEISKHIKEIFGYDRKRYKDESDYALKFMESSWKDCQKEEARSLKMAVQEDLEEERKEEEELKRQNAKRKRKN, from the exons ATGATGGACTTTGATAATATATTGTCCATCGCCTCTCAAAACCAGGGCCTCAGCAATGTCCAG ACAAAGAGATACAGTTTACAAGCTGGACCACCCAAAAAGGACCCACGGTCGAAAGGTGTAAGTTCTGCTGCGGTACAGGCACTTCTGAAGAAGCAGCATATTGAGACCAAACAGAAAG aaattcaattgaagaaaaagaaagaggtacTTCTCGCCAAGCGGGTAGAGTTGAAGTCAGATCGTAAAGCACGAGCCATGGCTTCAAGAACAAAGGACAATTTCAGAGGTTACAATGGCGTCCCCGTGGTGGAGACTCCTAAGAAGAGGAGATCAAAACATGAAATGGATGAAAAATCAGGGGATGGGGAAACATTTAGGAATTACTCAATTGACccagaagatgatgaagataatTATGAGTACGAACAGACAGattcagagccagagccagagccggAGCCACTGAGACCAGGGAAAAACTCAGGTTTTAGTGGAAGTAGCAGTGGCAGCAGCAAGCCCtcctctaaaaaaaacaatgggcCCACCAAGCCTCCTCCAGCCATGAACTTTGCAGATTTGTTAAAATTGGCAGAGCAGAAACAGTTTCAGCCAGTTGAGCTAAAAACCAAGGTagtgaaaaaggaagaaagactCCGCACAGCTGATGAGATAAGGGAAATGGAGATGGAGCGAAAGGTTAAGAGACGAGACAAAGACTCAAagtcagacagagaaagagaccaCAAGCCTCAATCTAGCTCTAGTTCAATCAGAAAAAGCACTTCAGACAAGGAACAGAAGAATTTAAAACCACAAAGGAACTCCTTGGAAAAACAAGGTCAGCCCAGTGGGACAGGGAAGAAGTCACATCCAACACTAACAAGTGATAAAGGCCACTCTTCTTCGAAGCCCCCTGCTggtgacagagaaagagatagacCCATCCCCAAGATGTCTTACAGTGATAGAGACAGACCCAAGACAAGTTTGTCTAGTTCATCTGGTGCCATGAATAGCAAAGTTTCTTCGAAAACCACATCTTCTCAGGTTTCAGCCAAACAGGGGGGTGGGAAGCCCTCATCTAGCCACAAATCCAGCACCTCAAGTGACCTTAGCTTCAAAAAAGAAAGCTCATCTTCACTTCACAGAAGACCTTCAGGTATTCCTGGGACCAGGCCTCCTGGTACATCTGTAACAGGTCCAAAATCTCAACATGGGAGCTCCCAACAGACCAGGCCCATCCAGGCTAGCTCAATGAAACAAGGACCTATAGTTGCAGGCCACAAGTCTGGAAAGGGACAACCACTAAAGTCTGGAAATAATTCTGCAGTAAAATCAAGTGGTAATTCAGTGATGAGACCGTCATCGAGCGGCCCTCCTAAGTCAGGGAACCAACCTCAGGCAAGGTCCGGAGGATCCCTCCAGGCAAAAGGTAGTGGTGTCCCACAGGCCAGGCCTGGTGGGAGTAACCTACAGGGTCATCCTGCGGGTAGAGGAGTCCGACCTCCAGGCATGGGACCTGGTCGACCTGGTAATGGAGGACCAATACCTGGACGGCCGACAGGCAGCTTTGGATCAGGACCAGGAAGACCCAAGTGCACTGTGGTGTCAGAGACCATCTCATCCAAGAATTTCGGTGGACCGAGACCAGGAGTCCCTCCTCGGCCAGGCATGCCACACAGACCTGGCATGGCACCCAGAGGAGGAATGCCAACCAGACCTATGAACAGACCACCAG GTATGATGTTACCACCTATCACTTCTGCATACAAGAGGAAatatgaggatgaggaagaggagtatgACTCAGAAATGGACGATTTTATCGATGATGAAGGTGACGAGCAGGATGAAATTTCCAAACACATTAAGGAAATCTTTGGTTATGATCGAAAAAG GTACAAAGATGAGAGCGACTATGCACTTAAATTCATGGAAAGCAGCTGGAAAGATTGTCAGAAAGAAGAGGCGAGGAG TCTGAAAATGGCCGTGCAGGAAGAtctggaagaggagagaaaagaggaagaggagctgaaaagacaaaatgccaagaggaaaagaaagaactgA